Genomic segment of Triticum aestivum cultivar Chinese Spring chromosome 6A, IWGSC CS RefSeq v2.1, whole genome shotgun sequence:
CCGATTGACGCGTCCTCTGCTCCCACATGGCACGCCAGTGACGCATCCCGCCCAATGGCCTGCCGCCACGTCAGCCAATGACAAATTCCTTGTGCTGGCCGCGTTTGACTTTTACCTTGGTGGTGAATCAACCCGGACCAAACATGAAACAACCACCCTTGATTTTTTCTCATTGTACGCCACCTGTATGGGCGCCTTTGCTTcggaataaagaaaaagaaaaatggaaaacCCGGGCGTCACATGCGCGTCTCACATGGGGCGCGGGGCGGGCCCGGCCCATCATGCACCGCACACACGCGGGCCCCACGCGGGCGCGCTCGCTCGCTGCCGTCACTTTGAAAAAGGAGTCTGGTTCGGTTCGCAGAAGATATATATATCCCTCGGCCGGACGGACCCGTTTGTTTATTTACaaatatgtttgcttgtttgttttacAGCTCGGAGGAGATCGCGCTCTGGTAGCATTAGAGGTTAGAGATAGATATAGATAAGCCCGATTAGCGCCTCTCTCGTCCGCTTGCGAGACGAAAGTCGATCGGTATCGTGATATTATTTTTAATTTTAGGTGTGTATGTAAATCCGCCTTGTCTTAATTTGGTGCCATGTATTGCCGCTGCTGCTTACCCTGGATGCCGATTAATGCGTGCATATCCAAATTTACGATCCGCCTCGCGTCGGCATTAATCCCGGCCCTGTATTTATACTTGCCTCTCCCGATTGTGCTTTGGTCGCAGAGTAACGCAGGCGAAGACGGGAAGAGAGTCAGGGGTTGAGGAGATTGGGATTGAGATTGCGATGGCGAGCGGGCGGTTCATGGAGGAGATGATGAGGGAGCACGAGCAGAGCCTGCTAGAGGCGACGTGCGGCGGCCTGTTCGACCACATCGAGGACCTGCTCGACTTCCCCaaggaggactcggcggaggacgTGCTGCTCCTCGACGCGCCGGTGCCTGACAGCCCCCTCGCCGCGCGCGTCCTCGCCGGCGGCGCGCCCCCGCCGGCGCCGGCCtcgctggagcagcagcagcagcaggcgtcGCTCAtggtgcccccgcccccgcccgCCGGGGACCACTCCGCGGCCTTCCTCGGCGCCCTCGGAGACACCCACATTGGCACGGTGAGTAAAAAATTTTCCCGTTCGTTCAGTTCGTCGTCGGCGGTGGGCGGGCGTGCGTGCCAGCGCGGGCGCGGTTGGTTGGGTGGTTGCCGACTCCCGCGTACGGCCGATTTTAAGGAGGAGCGGATGCGtgccctgcctgcctgcctgaccTAGCGGACGAACCGCCCCTGTCGGTCGCGCACGGCAGTTTCGAAAAAATCAATCTCATCATTTTTTTTCTCCCTTACCCCTGCCTGCCTCCAGAGGGTTCGAAATTCAAAAGTTCGAAACAGCTGGGCGGCAATCACGCGGCGCACCACCAAAACGGCACGCACCGCACGGCGCACACCGCCATTAGTGGTCACATGGAAGGGGACGGGACGGCGGTGGCTTCACCCGGCCGCCGTGTTGTCCGGGCGCGAGGAGCGGGAGGGAACGAACCCTCCTCGGTGGCCACCGGCGTGAATGGCCGGGGTGGTTGGGTCATGGGCGCGCGCGCGccgtggtggaggtggaggtgtcGGTGGCATGAGGGAGGCCGTGACCAAAGTTACTGCTGCTCcatatattttcttttcttttactggTGGGGATGGGGCGCCGGGGCCCGGCCATGTTACGTACCGGGGGCCTATCGCTTTCGGTAGTTAGCTAGCCCAACAACAACTGAGCAACTACTCCATCCAGTGTGTGTGTGCACCAGCAGTACCGCCAGTCCAGTCCTACCAGTAGCCCGCCAGCCCACCTTTTTCTCCCCTCCCCTTTACGCAACAGCAAAATAAACCCATCACTGTGGGCCAGCCCGGCCCGGACGTGCCGGCGTTTGCTTTACTGATTGAACAGTGGTCTATTCGGGTTGGAAAAAAAAGTAGTCGCGTCGATTGGAGGCTGCAGTGAACTGGGAGTGTATGTGTTTCTGACATGggattccttgctttttgtttgcaGTGCGACGAGCTGGACATGGACATGGCGCAGCTCGAGTGGCTGTCGGGGCTGTTCGACGACACCTCCATCCCGCACGAGCCGGCCTTCGCCTGCGCCGCGCCCATCATCAGGGCCTCCGCGCTGAGTGCCAACGCCGGCGTCGTGCTGCCCGACAAGATGGAGGACGCGCTCTTCCGCAGCTCCAGCCCCACCTCCGTGCTCGAGGACGGCGCGAACAATGTCAACGTGAACATGAACAACAACAACAGCGGGGGCTCCTCGGCGTCGTCGACGTCGTCGTCGGCATCGTCCTCCTCGGAGTCATTCTCCGGGAGCGGCCGCCCGTGGTCTGTGCCGCTGTCGCCGCGCCCGGAGCCGCCGGTGCTCGTCATCCCGGCGCGCGCGCGCAGCAAGCGGTCCCGCGCCTCAGCGTTCCCCGCTGCCATCCGCGCCGCTGTGCCCGCGCCCGAGACCATCCTCGTGCCGACGCCCATgttctcctccacctcctcctactCGGAGGAGCCCGAGTGCATTGCCGAGTCCAACTcgcagcccaagaagaagaagaaggccaagaggccGACCCCTCCGGTCACCTCTGATGCTGAGGGCGACGCCGACTACGAGGAAGGCAGCGGCCTCGCGCCCGGCGAGGTGCGGAGGTGTATGCATTGCCAGATCGACAAGACGCCGCAGTGGCGCGCTGGGCCGCTGGGGCCCAAGACGCTCTGCAACGCATGCGGCGTCCGCTACAAGTCCGGCCGCCTCTTCCCGGAGTACCGCCCGGCGGCCAGCCCCACCTTCGTGCCAGCCATCCACTCCAACTCCCACAAGAAGGTGGTGGAGATGCGCCAGAAGGTTGAGCCCAAGGGCGACGACCTGCTGCAGTTCATCCGCCGCCGGGATTGATCGAGCTCCCCGTGCCGGCATCGGTCGCCGGACGGTTGGTCTCGTCTCATCCCCCTTAGCTATTATATATGTATACATGCTAGTATGTATGCATTGCATGCTTGCTTCCATCCATGTAGTCAGTCAGTCATCGTCGTCCGTCGTCATGCATCCACCCACCATCATCGCCATGCATCGGTTTCAGTCAGCATCCACCCATCAATCGCCGGGCATCCTGGCCGGCGTTAGTTCAATAGGGCTTTTCTTTTGGGTTTACTCCACCTCTTTTTCTTCGTCTATTACTTAATTGGTTCCCCCTAAGAAGATTTTTTGTTTGTATAGAGGAGGGTGAGTGAGGAGGGCAGGAGAAATAGATGGATGGATCAATCACAGAGTCAGTGGTTGTTGCATTGCAGTTGCTTGCAAATTAGGTACTAGGTGAGAAGGAGAGCtaaaccagcagcagcagcagcagcagaggcagAGGCAGCTAGACAGTCAATTAGGAAAGTTGGTGTGTGCTCTGAAGCAAGAGTGAAGTCAAGGAGATTTGTTGGTTTGCTAAGTTAGAGAGAAACTTTGTGTCAAGTAGTAGCCATCAGGAGGTTGAAGTAGGGGGATCACCAATCAATCATAGTCAGCAGTTTATATTGGAGCTTGGTGTACTCAACTCTGAATATTCTTTTTGCAGTTCATCTATGTTTAGGGATTTATAAGTGGTGTCTGTCTTTCTTGTGTTTTATACTAGTAGTGTTACCCTTTTTTTTATTACTAGTAGCCATTAATTAAGATTCCTTTTTTTAGTCATCATGCCTTGTTGCCTCTATGCAAGTTGTGATCATCCAAGCAAAGGAATTATAATCCTTGAGCTCTTCTTCTTCCCCCGTTTCTCCTGTCAACTGACTATGCAAGTTGAGCACTGCTACTGATAGTGACTACTACTCCTAGTGACAATTATAAATGCTAATGCGCCGCAACATCATCAGTACTATAATAAAACAGCAAGACACACATAATGCATAGTACTTATGATGTGTAAGGGGACAGAGCACATGGTCAAATTCAAGGTCCTGGTCCTGGAGCACACTCATATATGGATGTGGCCTGTCCATCCATATAATAAATTCATGATTGATGGCAATGAACATTCCCATGTCCACCCCAGTTGGACAGATGCTCAATTGGATTGGATTACCTTCACCATGTGCTCTGCTAGTGCTACAACTCATCAAAGAGAGTGGGTCACATCTTTGCACCCACAAATCCTAGCCATGTTAAGAGATTTTCGCAGTCAGTCGTCGCCTCTACATGGTCCAATCAACACAGTTTCATCTCAACTGCTACATTTTCATCTCTATTGCTTGTGGGGGAACCGGactcatgtatacaaaaaatatctTTAAAAAAGTCAGGTATTTTGAAAACTACTTCTGAGTTATGAAAATATGTTCATAAAAAATAGCATATTTGTCCCCCAACCTAAAAAATGATAAtgtaataaaaacaaaaaataaataaatgaagtaACACGGAAGGTCAGACAAAATGAAAGAAAGGATGAAAAAGGAAATGAAGAGAAAAACAATAGGGAAAACTAAAAAAAGTGAAAGAAACACAAATATAAAACGGGAAAAAGCTAAATGGGCATGGTCCAGGAGGTCATCTATGCGTGTTTGAGTGACAATTTCATTTAGCGTGCCTCAAATAGGAAGCACCGTGACTCGCATCACGTGAAGCGTCCTTACATGGGCTGACACTTGATGTGGCCTAGTACCATGCGCAATAGTTTTCCCAAAAAATGTATCTGTATTTCATGATGTAATGACTTTGATATAATAAATAAAACATGTTCATGTGTATTTGTAAAAATTCAATAAAGTATTTTTAAATGTGAAAAAATATGCATGTAAATCAAAATAAAGGTTCGTATATTTCAAAAGAAATATTCATCTATGGGCAAATGCTCAATTGTATTGCCTTCACCATGTGCACGACTAGCCCTACAACAAATTAAGAGTATGGGTCACCCAACTAAAAAAAAGAGTGTAAGGTTCACATGTTGCAGCAACCAATCCAAGCCATGTTAGGAGATTTGCATCGAGTTGTCTCGTCTAGAAGGTACCATTATCACAGTTTCCATCTCAACTTCTTTTGGCAAACAATTCTCGTCTCAGTTGCTTGAGCCAGACAAAGGAtagaggcactagtagaaaacggagttttagcgccggttcgtaagggcctttagtgccggttccataaccggcactaaagggtgggcactaaagtgccaccacgtggcgtgagctcgcgccctggtatgggggacaccaaccggtactaaaggtttttttttgaattttttggaaattttttctgattttttttattttttatttttttgaattatttgatgatttagtctctaatcacctctcttaactgctcaagcgtggatcactcattccaaattatctaacttcccgaccggtcacccatccctctcactactctagcccgagcatgcttaacttttgggttctattctccttcgtttctgagtctgcacttgttgttttcctgacaatagtaagatgtcaatcctattaaccctcaggagtttagcttgagcatgaagtcacacatttcatcgtttgagtttgaaactattattctaaaaaacagtaattatttagtaacgctaatatttcttgaataagtttgaccatagtttgaccagatttgaccaaaattcaaaaaattaaaataattatttagtaacactaatattcttgaataattatgtagtaacattaatacttcttgaataagtagtttgaccagatttaaccaaatttttttaaacaaactgaaatttgaccatatatattttttccttttggaatttgaggattctaaaaattccaaacaggccgtaggccgtctccatcggatgcgaattttcgtgctgaatttttttatatattatacgtttttttccgacatcgtatgcaaaagttatagccgttttacattttccctacactttttgcaaaacatgtccaaattgtagttttaaaattttcctaactagtagatgtagtaatataactacctctcgaaggattttattttttgaagtttttatcattttcttttgattttttcagaactgaaatggtgacacacgggggggggggggggggggtagagtttgaaaattgacatttagtgccggttcatgccacgaaccggtactaaaggtgatcgtggggccccggcctgacgccagcctgccaccacccctttagtaccggttcgtgccacgaaccggtactaaaggttcaacacgaaccggcattaatgcaaatccgttcgaaccgacactaatggtaccattagtaccgggccaaaatcaaaccggcactaatgtgcttcacgtttgaccctttttctactagtgagggtcCATGATAACAAGGTTTGGTTTAAGGCCTACCAACATATTGGGTTGCGGCCTGCTTATAGGGAGTTGTGGGATGGGCTTTCAGATCAAGAACTGTAGGAAATTGCTACTCCCTTCTGAAATTTAGTTTATTATAGGTTCATCATAAAAATCACTTCAACATAACAGTAGTACTTTTAATTAAAGCCGTGTTGAAAAACCAAATTATACAAAAGTTAATGCAGTTGTAGTTAATCAGTGCATATTCCCAAAGACAACAATCCAATAAGAAAGAAGAGAAATTTACTGCGGGACATACAAACTATAAATTTGGGATTTATTTTTAGGGATTGAGCCTCATAAACATCTTTTTGAGGGATTGAGCCTAATAAACTTAAATGTAGTGAGTATTGGGTTTTCGGAAATAGCATGTGCAGCTCCTCTGGCTTATTTTGTTTGAAGGAAAACGAATTTGGCACAACTCATATTTTCTATTTTGCAGAAAGAATCCAACGATATGGAAACAatgttttgaacttttcaaaaattcTTTGAAAAAATCTGGCATGTTAGAAAGATGATTTTCCGTAaacatttgaaattcaaattcaattgCACATTCATTTGGAAGGTAAGGGAAAACAAATCATGCATCGACATTGATGTCGTATTGTTTGTACTACATTATTTGCAAAAAAAGTTTGAAACTTCAAAAACAGTTTTCACTTGGTTTTCATCAAAAAGATATGTTTCACCTGCACCTCAGGGGCAACCATGTCCTCTATGCCAACGATAATCTAGGTCGGAAACAAACTCCCCCATCCCCTACCTTTTGTGACAATTCCAAAAAAGCTCGTATTCCCAAGCTAAATACTATGAATAGGGGTTGCACTAGGGGTCGGCCTCCTCAAGGAACAATGACAAGGCAAGAAGTAGTGGCACTGCCGAAGAGGACGCAACAGGAGCATCACGTGAGCATTATCGTAGGAGAGAGAAAACCATGAAGGGAAAAGAGAGCAGCATGTATGCGTGCACACAAGACTAATCTGATATATGGATTGGTTGCTCCAGGGAAAGAGGACCGTGATCTAGAAATGTAagatacttcctctgttcctaaagatttgtctttctagacatttcaaatgactactatatacggatgtatgtagacatattttagagtgtagattcactcattttgctccgtatgtagtcacttgttgaaatgcctagaaagacaagtatttaggaacggagggagtacacgcgTAGAACTTGATGTGCCAGAGTCCTAAATGGCGTATGCAACctcaaaatatgcaaaacaactaACCATCCATTTTTGTCCAGGCTCGCCGCAGCCCCGTTTGTGTCAGATCCAGCGACCTAGGACACATTCCCCTAGACGTATTGTCTCCCcgtgcagtggcggagctagccgaCAATCATCagcatttgccccccccccccccccccagcctcaACATAGGTACGCTACTGTCCCCGTGGCTCATCGACTCGGTGGAGAATCTCAAACTCAAGTTCCACCATGGTCATGTCTGTGGCGGTGCAAGAAGcaacaagcccccccccccccccccgggtggaGGAGCAAGAAGCGAGGAGTGGCGACATGGCAAGCAGGAAGAGTAGATGGAGCAGCGGGAGCGCCACACTTTTGGGGGATGTTCTTGTGGGAGAGCAAAATCTACAAAGGGAAAGGGGAAGAGCATGCGCGCTTGCGCACCCGTCTGATCTGATTGATTGATTGGTGGATCAGAGAAAGAGTACCATGATGGATCTAGAAATATAAGATACATGCATAGATCTGGATATGTTAGATACATGGATATATCTGGATCTGTTGTTAGATAGATGCACAGATATGCACAAATTAGATACGTGTGTAGATCTAGATATATTATATACATGCGTGGATCTGAAAGACCACCATCTGTAGATAATTCTAGATGCAACATCAACTCTATTGAAAATAACCAGCCTTGTTTTCGAAACCTACTAACATGATTGTCATAAGAAAGAAAACCAGTTTAAGACCATTGTAACCGAATTGGTAATGCATACTCACCTATGTAACTTCTTGCCAGATTTGTTGCTCAACAACGTCCTCACCTTCATTCTTCCTTCGATAATCCTGCTACGCTCCACCACATCGTTGAATGCGAtggtgaggaggaggaagatgaagatgggcAGAGGCGCGATGATCCCTGCGGAAGAGGAAGGAAggcatcaacatgaaaaagtagcatGCCCGCAAAAAAGGGTGAAAAGTAGCTTTACCGTGTTGCAATGGGAG
This window contains:
- the LOC123128887 gene encoding GATA transcription factor 11; protein product: MASGRFMEEMMREHEQSLLEATCGGLFDHIEDLLDFPKEDSAEDVLLLDAPVPDSPLAARVLAGGAPPPAPASLEQQQQQASLMVPPPPPAGDHSAAFLGALGDTHIGTCDELDMDMAQLEWLSGLFDDTSIPHEPAFACAAPIIRASALSANAGVVLPDKMEDALFRSSSPTSVLEDGANNVNVNMNNNNSGGSSASSTSSSASSSSESFSGSGRPWSVPLSPRPEPPVLVIPARARSKRSRASAFPAAIRAAVPAPETILVPTPMFSSTSSYSEEPECIAESNSQPKKKKKAKRPTPPVTSDAEGDADYEEGSGLAPGEVRRCMHCQIDKTPQWRAGPLGPKTLCNACGVRYKSGRLFPEYRPAASPTFVPAIHSNSHKKVVEMRQKVEPKGDDLLQFIRRRD